A genomic segment from Nematostella vectensis chromosome 6, jaNemVect1.1, whole genome shotgun sequence encodes:
- the LOC5501715 gene encoding homeobox protein Nkx-6.2 has translation MLTYCKQRAASPEEDTAPSKVDNMDRHAFLSGTPFGALHPMMELKPHCIAPYPPPSPSSSPPLSPGITRLAKPLASRPVPRPTSHSIESILSKDREEKVASLSPPPAMRIRPFYLPPHRYDYQRLSPVYWPGLYHHPWRDRIAATSPRCNSTEDDSKRKHTRPTFSGHQIFALEKTFEQTKYLAGPERARLAYSLGMTESQVKVWFQNRRTKWRKRHAAEMNIKRKEISGNESSHEESDNEGAQENDSSSPEPTKKTTT, from the exons ATGCTAACTTATTGTAAGCAACGAGCTGCGAGCCCAGAAGAAGACACGGCCCCGAGCAAAGTGGACAACATGGACAGACACGCGTTCCTTAGCGGGACTCCTTTCGGTGCATTACACCCCATGATGGAGCTAAAGCCACACTGCATCGCGCCGTATCCCCCACCATCTCCAAGCAGCTCACCGCCACTTTCTCCCGGCATTACAAGACTCGCAAAGCCTCTAGCTTCTAGACCTGTACCACGACCAACTTCGCACTCCATCGAGAGCATTCTTAGTAAAGATCGCGAGGAGAAAGTAGCATCACTGTCGCCCCCTCCTGCCATGAGAATTCGTCCATTTTACTTGCCGCCACATCGTTACGACTACCAGCGTCTTTCCCCAGTGTACTGGCCGGGACTCTATCATCATCCATGGAGAGATCGCATTGCAG CCACATCCCCTAGATGTAACAGCACGGAGGACGACAGCAAGAGAAAGCATACCAGACCTACCTTCAGCGGTCATCAAATTTTCGCACTTgaaaaaacatttgaacagACAAAGTACCTGGCTGGACCTGAGCGTGCGCGTTTGGCGTATTCTCTAGGAATGACCGAGAGCCAAGTAAAGGTTTGGTTCCAGAATCGCCGCACGAAATGGCGCAAGCGACACGCTGCAGAAATGAACATAAAGCGAAAAGAAATCTCCGGTAACGAGTCAAGCCACGAGGAAAGTGACAACGAGGGTGCACAAGAAAACGATTCCTCAAGTCCTGAGCCCACAAAAAAGACAACGACTTGA